In Brachypodium distachyon strain Bd21 chromosome 2, Brachypodium_distachyon_v3.0, whole genome shotgun sequence, one genomic interval encodes:
- the LOC100839804 gene encoding splicing factor 1: protein MAMEWSDGAEEFLLPDEFLDDNFFSEEEKAAVAASSQSDEECMAGLSCRLAGLLAADGFAAPPPKEDVMAQSPKSTLCGLPKSGQESPDGGASQGNSPPSSPLEQQPTDPWDLLYEAAGQVERLQVTHRNPYGLQDPGVFAPPARNTSPPPPPPMAGAPVPAGAYYHPFAHFVTQRQILAARFHLLKQQQLLKQQREHQLAAAATWGVRRNAAAKRAGCGGGAAASLDLSPAAFPPLLKTQHAPAPHPGMRAVFLAPPGAKRERNGTGVFLPRPAGAPAEPKKKPSCSTVLVPARVVHALNLNLDDLGAQPRYPGGFVLDHDALISRSNAMLASQKVRAAEPVPSPPQALCHSP, encoded by the exons ATGGCGATGGAGTGGTCTGACGGCGCCGAGGAGTTCCTGCTCCCTGACGAGTTCCTCGACGACAACTTCttctcggaggaggagaaggccgcAGTGGCCGCGAGCAGCCAGAGCGACGAGGAGTGCATGGCCGGCCTCTCGTGCCGTCTCGCgggcctcctcgccgccgacggctTCGCCGCCCCACCTCCAAAG GAGGATGTGATGGCACAGTCGCCCAAGTCGACGCTGTGCGGGCTGCCCAAGTCGGGCCAGGAGAGCCCGGACGGTGGCGCGTCTCAGGGGaactcgccgccgtcgtcgccgctggAGCAGCAGCCGACTGACCCGTGGGACCTCCTCTACGAGGCCGCCGGTCAGGTGGAGCGCTTGCAGGTGACCCATCGCAACCCCTACGGCCTCCAGGACCCCGGCGTCTTCGCGCCGCCAGCGCGCAATacttcgccaccgccgccgcctcccatgGCAGGCGCTCCTGTCCCCGCCGGCGCGTACTACCACCCGTTCGCCCACTTCGTCACGCAGCGCCAGATACTGGCTGCCAGG TTTCATCTCCTaaaacagcagcagctccttAAACAGCAGAGGGAACATCAGCTGGCTGCGGCCGCCACATGGGGCGTGCGCCGTAACGCGGCAGCCAAAAGggccggctgcggcggcggcgccgccgcttcaCTCGACCTGAGCCCCGCGGCGTTCCCTCCGCTGCTAAAGACGCAGCACGCCCCGGCGCCGCATCCTGGCATGCGCGCCGTGTTCCTCGCCCCTCCCGGCGCCAAGCGCGAGCGCAACGGCACCGGAGTCTTCCTCCCGCGACCGGCCGGCGCCCCCGCAGAGCCCAAGAAAAAGCCAA GCTGCTCGACGGTTCTTGTCCCCGCCCGCGTCGTGCACGCTCTGAATCTCAACCTCGACGACCTTGGCGCCCAGCCTCGCTACCCCGGCGGCTTCGTTCTCGATCATG ACGCCTTGATTAGTCGGAGTAACGCCATGCTCGCGAGTCAGAAGGTGCGAGCAGCGGAGCCcgtgccctcgccgccgcaggcGCTCTGCCACAGTCCGTGA